From a region of the Burkholderia sp. PAMC 26561 genome:
- a CDS encoding DUF6723 family protein, which yields MRQAGIKPKLLFSRNDAIVTAREARSHDDFAIYATYRLMHGRFVGSLKVVRKTDSRLLFPFEGAPAIGPFDDKEQALRAATALGMQIVEADIANPET from the coding sequence ATGCGACAAGCTGGAATAAAACCCAAGTTATTGTTTTCCCGCAACGATGCCATCGTTACCGCACGTGAAGCCAGGAGCCATGACGACTTTGCAATCTATGCCACTTACCGATTGATGCATGGTCGCTTCGTGGGTTCGCTCAAAGTTGTCAGGAAGACCGATAGCCGGCTCCTTTTTCCTTTTGAAGGCGCCCCCGCGATTGGTCCCTTCGACGACAAGGAGCAAGCGCTTCGCGCAGCGACGGCGCTCGGCATGCAGATCGTTGAAGCTGACATCGCAAATCCGGAGACGTAA
- a CDS encoding hemerythrin domain-containing protein — protein sequence MNLQSFRLSPRITTMIKLDHTHVLAAFHRYRTDAPHWRKTAIVNTICAALEIHAQLEEEIFYPALRAAKPTAIAIDKSVPEHNAMREHIAKLRAMDPMTPGYDDTVMELMREVIHHVADEETILLPMAEDILASELRRLGARMNTRRLQLVAGRPAEIAVNSAGAFPILALSLASLTLLAVLAGSRNIAHAPGGVR from the coding sequence ATGAATTTGCAATCCTTCAGGCTGTCACCCCGTATTACCACAATGATAAAGCTGGACCACACCCACGTCCTGGCGGCTTTTCACCGATACCGCACCGATGCGCCTCACTGGCGCAAAACAGCGATCGTCAACACCATCTGCGCAGCGCTCGAAATTCACGCGCAACTCGAAGAAGAAATCTTCTACCCCGCGCTTCGCGCTGCAAAACCGACCGCTATTGCAATCGATAAAAGCGTTCCCGAGCACAACGCGATGCGCGAACACATCGCCAAATTGCGCGCGATGGACCCAATGACGCCCGGGTACGACGACACGGTCATGGAGCTGATGCGGGAAGTGATTCATCACGTAGCCGACGAGGAAACCATCCTGCTTCCCATGGCAGAGGACATTCTTGCCTCCGAGCTTCGCCGTCTCGGCGCGCGAATGAACACGCGCCGGCTGCAACTGGTGGCAGGCCGCCCCGCCGAGATTGCGGTCAACAGCGCGGGCGCTTTCCCAATCCTCGCGCTCTCCCTGGCGAGCCTGACTCTGCTCGCGGTGCTGGCAGGTTCCCGTAATATCGCGCATGCGCCAGGAGGCGTTCGATGA
- a CDS encoding sensor domain-containing diguanylate cyclase, giving the protein MTDQDSSDSNQDNPGNLKAAFLSHGASPVTPTRVFGDDDSAVYRTLLESTKAIPWKIDWATMEFAYIGPQIEGLLGWPPSSWKNVNDWAERMHPDDRESVVDFCVAQSKAGSDHEADYRALTRDGGYVWLRDVVHVVRNASGEVDSLVGFMFDISERKRNEEKLAQLQKDLERLSFHDSLTDAGNRRMFDGVMEREWAAAKASGTPLSLIMADIDFFKSYNDYYGHLQGDECIKHVARVLGEAAGPDAFLARFGGEEFILVLANMPAENAVRIAERCRALISDEAIAHVRSPHNQRLTASFGVGTIVPTDRMDATAFINLVDAQLYQAKDNGRNRIAAVDHAGIGGEAFKSHSR; this is encoded by the coding sequence ATGACCGACCAAGACAGTTCCGACAGCAACCAAGACAATCCAGGCAACCTGAAGGCCGCCTTCCTGTCGCACGGCGCGTCCCCCGTCACGCCCACCCGTGTGTTCGGAGACGACGACAGCGCCGTCTACCGGACCTTGCTCGAATCCACCAAAGCGATCCCGTGGAAAATCGACTGGGCCACCATGGAATTTGCCTACATCGGCCCGCAGATCGAAGGACTGTTAGGCTGGCCGCCGTCGAGCTGGAAAAACGTCAACGACTGGGCGGAACGCATGCATCCAGACGATCGCGAATCGGTCGTGGACTTCTGCGTCGCGCAATCGAAGGCCGGCTCCGATCATGAAGCCGATTACCGGGCGCTCACACGCGACGGCGGTTACGTCTGGTTGCGCGACGTCGTGCACGTAGTGCGCAACGCGAGTGGCGAAGTCGATTCCCTGGTCGGCTTCATGTTCGATATCAGCGAACGCAAACGCAACGAAGAAAAGCTCGCGCAATTGCAAAAAGATCTGGAAAGACTGTCATTCCACGACAGCCTCACCGACGCGGGCAATCGCCGCATGTTCGACGGCGTCATGGAGCGCGAATGGGCTGCGGCGAAGGCTTCGGGCACGCCACTTTCGCTGATCATGGCCGATATCGATTTCTTCAAGTCATACAACGACTACTACGGGCATCTGCAAGGCGACGAATGCATCAAGCACGTCGCACGCGTACTGGGCGAAGCGGCCGGCCCGGACGCTTTCCTTGCGCGATTCGGCGGCGAGGAATTCATCCTGGTCCTAGCCAATATGCCCGCCGAAAACGCCGTGAGGATCGCCGAACGCTGCCGCGCGCTGATCTCGGACGAGGCGATTGCGCACGTGCGCTCACCCCATAACCAGCGTTTGACTGCGAGTTTTGGTGTGGGCACGATCGTCCCGACTGACCGAATGGATGCAACGGCGTTCATCAATCTTGTCGATGCCCAGTTGTACCAGGCGAAAGACAATGGCCGTAACCGGATTGCAGCGGTGGATCACGCGGGTATCGGCGGCGAAGCGTTCAAGTCGCACTCGCGATAA
- a CDS encoding GlxA family transcriptional regulator — protein sequence MKLRTRTGHAKDRAIPVLFVLLPNVLMLDLAGPAEVLRLASQLNAEEAGGPFRRFQLSYVGPVACVQTSIGLTLEGIKPLPESLPADAIVVIVGVSSSIDTIRRRKFDAASDAVTNWLTHVVAPIKNRVMCVCSGALIAARAGLLNGRQCTTHHALCDALQAIAPTAKVLENRLYVSDGLISTSAGITAGIDLMLQMLAELAGPRAACAVARDMVVYMRRTGTDPQLSPWITGRNHLHPALHRVQDAIAVDPARDWNLAQMASIACSSTRHLARLFHEYAGMSPVDYIHGLRVALARELIAQSSLDMEAVAERAGFRSARHMRRIWRKYNEATPSNSRRTSAEVS from the coding sequence ATGAAGCTGAGAACTCGTACCGGTCACGCGAAGGACCGTGCGATTCCGGTGTTGTTCGTGCTGCTGCCCAATGTGCTGATGCTCGATCTCGCGGGTCCTGCGGAAGTGTTGAGGCTCGCATCGCAACTCAATGCAGAGGAAGCGGGTGGCCCCTTCCGCCGCTTCCAACTGAGCTACGTCGGCCCGGTTGCTTGCGTGCAGACTTCGATCGGCTTGACGCTTGAGGGTATCAAGCCGTTGCCCGAATCGCTTCCCGCAGACGCGATCGTTGTGATCGTCGGAGTGAGTTCGTCCATCGATACCATCAGGCGGCGAAAATTCGACGCGGCGTCCGACGCGGTCACGAACTGGCTGACCCACGTAGTCGCGCCCATCAAGAACCGCGTGATGTGCGTGTGTTCGGGGGCTTTGATTGCCGCGCGTGCGGGACTGCTGAATGGGCGGCAGTGCACCACTCACCATGCGTTGTGTGACGCGTTGCAAGCCATTGCACCCACTGCGAAAGTACTGGAGAACCGGCTTTATGTATCGGACGGTTTGATCAGCACCAGTGCCGGCATCACGGCCGGGATCGACCTGATGCTCCAAATGCTCGCTGAACTCGCAGGCCCGCGCGCAGCGTGCGCAGTCGCGCGTGACATGGTGGTCTACATGCGCCGTACCGGCACCGATCCTCAGTTGTCGCCATGGATCACCGGCCGCAACCATCTGCATCCTGCGCTGCATCGGGTACAAGATGCAATTGCGGTCGACCCGGCGCGCGACTGGAATTTAGCGCAGATGGCGAGCATTGCTTGCAGTAGCACGCGGCACTTGGCGCGTCTATTCCATGAATATGCCGGAATGAGCCCTGTAGACTACATTCACGGCCTGCGTGTAGCGCTCGCACGCGAATTGATCGCCCAATCTTCGCTCGACATGGAGGCGGTGGCCGAGCGTGCTGGTTTCAGGTCTGCACGGCACATGCGACGTATCTGGCGCAAGTACAACGAGGCAACGCCGTCGAACAGCCGTCGTACAAGCGCAGAGGTTTCGTGA
- a CDS encoding CsbD family protein, which produces MDRDKVEGVKEQLKGVADFTVGKLTGNEDLELKGQVEITNGSNKKDLADFKDNVSKGAVDPDNPSND; this is translated from the coding sequence ATGGACAGAGATAAGGTCGAGGGTGTAAAGGAGCAGCTAAAAGGAGTTGCTGATTTCACGGTAGGCAAGCTCACTGGCAACGAAGATCTCGAACTCAAGGGACAAGTCGAAATTACGAACGGCTCGAATAAAAAAGATCTGGCGGACTTCAAAGACAACGTAAGCAAAGGCGCTGTCGATCCGGACAATCCGTCAAATGACTAA
- a CDS encoding feruloyl-CoA synthase has protein sequence MLREETAGSGFRPVAVHVGAPGIEQIGDAWYLEPLDPLRPYPERLTDCLVGGALRHPERWLAASRNITGSWTGISYALMLERARSIGQGLLDLKLPSGRPIVILSGNSLEHLQLMLGAMFAGIPVAPLSPAWALPLNGFVRLQNAIGFLDPAMVFADEYSLYAEAIEAAVHPDVLVVSREQTGRSLSFDTLCEVDPTIIDTVHGSIGLDTIAKILFTSGSTNLPKPVPTTHRMLCSNQQMLLQTFPQFAIEPPVLVDWLPWHHTYGGSHNVGIALYNGGTLYIDEGKPIAERFGQTLRNLRDIAPTAYFNVPKGWEDLVAALEVDAGLGHHFFSRLKLMFFAGAGLSRTVRDRMDEVSKRYCGERVRVVSGLGMTETSPACLFTIGDVQQERYIGLPAPGCKVKLAPVHGKLELRYRGPHVMHQYMTGPANSLAGAFDEEGFFCSGDAAVFYDPVRPELGLLFDGRIADDFKLNTGVFVNATALRERAVALGAPYVRDAIPAGMGHSEVGLLVFPDVVACATLGETFESGIHSSSQVRAYFADLLQTLNKGSTGSATRIAWLHLLETAPCAEAGELTDKGTISMRAVLAHRSALVETLFAEALDGVRTLRADQTHMK, from the coding sequence ATGCTGCGTGAGGAGACCGCGGGGTCCGGATTCCGGCCCGTCGCCGTGCATGTCGGCGCGCCAGGCATCGAGCAAATCGGTGATGCCTGGTATTTGGAGCCACTCGACCCGCTGCGTCCCTACCCCGAACGACTGACCGACTGCCTGGTCGGCGGCGCGCTGCGGCATCCTGAGCGATGGCTTGCTGCCAGTCGCAACATCACCGGATCGTGGACGGGCATTTCATATGCGTTGATGCTCGAGCGTGCTCGTTCGATCGGTCAAGGTCTGCTGGACCTGAAACTGCCCTCCGGCCGCCCCATTGTGATCCTGTCGGGCAACAGCCTCGAACATTTGCAACTCATGCTCGGTGCAATGTTCGCGGGCATCCCGGTTGCGCCGCTTTCACCCGCCTGGGCGCTGCCGCTCAATGGGTTCGTCAGATTGCAGAACGCGATCGGCTTCCTCGATCCTGCCATGGTGTTTGCGGACGAATACTCACTGTACGCCGAAGCGATCGAGGCGGCCGTGCATCCCGATGTACTTGTTGTCAGCCGCGAACAGACCGGCCGGTCTTTGTCCTTCGACACGTTGTGCGAGGTGGATCCGACCATAATCGATACGGTTCACGGCAGTATCGGCCTGGACACCATTGCGAAGATCCTCTTTACCTCCGGCTCGACGAACTTGCCGAAGCCCGTGCCGACCACGCATCGCATGCTTTGCAGTAACCAGCAGATGCTGCTGCAGACCTTTCCTCAATTCGCAATCGAGCCGCCCGTGCTGGTGGACTGGCTGCCGTGGCACCATACCTATGGCGGAAGTCACAACGTGGGCATCGCGCTGTATAACGGCGGAACGCTGTATATCGACGAAGGAAAGCCGATAGCGGAGCGTTTCGGGCAGACGCTGCGCAACCTTCGCGACATCGCGCCAACTGCCTATTTCAATGTGCCCAAGGGATGGGAAGACCTGGTCGCGGCGCTCGAGGTGGATGCAGGTTTGGGCCATCACTTTTTCTCGCGGCTCAAGCTGATGTTCTTCGCGGGCGCTGGACTATCCAGGACAGTGCGCGATCGCATGGACGAGGTGAGCAAGCGGTACTGCGGCGAACGTGTGCGCGTGGTATCGGGACTCGGGATGACCGAAACCTCGCCGGCATGCCTGTTTACCATTGGCGACGTACAGCAGGAGCGGTATATCGGCCTGCCTGCGCCGGGATGCAAGGTAAAGCTCGCACCTGTCCACGGAAAGCTGGAGCTTCGATATCGCGGCCCGCACGTCATGCATCAGTACATGACGGGCCCCGCGAATTCGCTGGCAGGCGCTTTCGATGAAGAAGGCTTCTTCTGCAGCGGCGACGCGGCCGTTTTTTACGACCCGGTTCGTCCCGAACTCGGACTGCTGTTCGACGGACGCATAGCCGACGATTTCAAGCTGAATACCGGGGTCTTCGTCAATGCAACAGCGCTACGCGAGCGGGCGGTGGCTCTCGGTGCGCCCTATGTCCGTGACGCGATACCCGCCGGCATGGGCCATAGCGAGGTGGGTCTGCTCGTTTTTCCGGACGTCGTCGCCTGCGCAACACTCGGGGAAACTTTCGAATCGGGCATTCATTCGTCGTCGCAGGTGCGCGCCTACTTCGCGGACCTGCTGCAAACGCTGAACAAAGGGTCCACCGGCAGCGCCACCCGCATCGCTTGGCTTCACTTGCTGGAAACCGCTCCCTGCGCGGAAGCAGGAGAATTGACCGACAAAGGAACCATCAGCATGCGCGCGGTCTTGGCGCATCGTTCTGCTTTGGTGGAGACGCTCTTTGCGGAAGCACTCGACGGCGTGCGCACGCTAAGGGCAGATCAGACGCACATGAAGTGA
- a CDS encoding sensor domain-containing diguanylate cyclase, with amino-acid sequence MTPAAAAGSLEEEHEALLSFMYLSPIGIIRSSLTGEVDMLNPLSVQLLMPLAGLLGVTNIFESLSHVAPELRNLVSSFNGERGPVCEGHRIVVTPDRERSTVLSCNILKINKSTLMTTLTDISRQVEAERRARQNESWLAGIFTSVNDFAFFTLDANGHVDSWNPSIEQMTGYAETDVVGHSLDRFYAPDDVDAYRSPEHIALTREEGWHVQECWCQGKDGRRYAAQILVAVLREDDGEFAGYSVVLRDVSERKISSDELTRLLTTDHLTGAMNRAHFFKVAEKEVARSKRLGKPLSFVMIDADHFKKINDTAGHQAGDKVLERIVAEARRSLRSIDVIARLGGEEFCLMLRGTPADAAALIAEGIRANIEASRIDTAVGEQMVTVSLGCASLSHALASMHDLLAAADKSLYAAKAAGRNRVAGQS; translated from the coding sequence ATGACGCCGGCTGCAGCGGCCGGCTCGCTCGAGGAAGAACACGAAGCGTTGCTGTCGTTCATGTACTTGTCGCCAATCGGCATCATTCGCAGCTCGCTGACTGGTGAAGTCGACATGCTCAACCCCTTATCGGTCCAATTGCTGATGCCGCTCGCAGGGCTGCTTGGCGTCACCAACATATTTGAAAGCCTGAGCCACGTGGCGCCGGAGCTTCGTAATCTGGTGTCGAGCTTCAATGGGGAGCGTGGCCCGGTGTGCGAGGGGCATCGGATCGTGGTGACGCCTGATCGCGAGCGATCAACCGTCCTGTCCTGCAACATCCTGAAGATAAACAAAAGCACCTTGATGACGACGCTGACCGATATCTCGCGTCAGGTCGAAGCGGAGCGCCGGGCAAGGCAGAATGAGTCGTGGCTTGCGGGTATCTTTACGAGCGTGAACGACTTCGCGTTTTTTACCCTCGACGCCAACGGACACGTGGACTCCTGGAACCCGTCCATCGAGCAAATGACGGGCTATGCCGAAACCGACGTTGTCGGCCATTCACTAGATCGCTTTTACGCGCCTGACGACGTCGACGCCTATCGTAGTCCGGAGCACATTGCTCTCACGCGCGAGGAAGGCTGGCACGTGCAGGAGTGCTGGTGCCAAGGCAAGGATGGCCGGCGTTACGCGGCTCAGATCCTCGTTGCGGTACTTCGCGAGGACGACGGTGAATTCGCCGGTTATTCGGTTGTCCTGCGCGACGTATCGGAAAGGAAAATAAGCAGCGACGAACTCACGCGTCTTTTGACGACCGATCATCTGACCGGAGCGATGAACCGCGCCCATTTTTTCAAGGTCGCAGAGAAGGAAGTTGCGCGGTCGAAGCGCTTGGGCAAACCGCTTTCGTTCGTGATGATCGATGCGGATCACTTCAAGAAAATCAACGACACCGCAGGGCACCAGGCAGGCGATAAGGTGCTGGAAAGGATTGTCGCGGAGGCGAGGCGTTCGCTTCGCTCTATCGACGTGATTGCGCGACTCGGAGGCGAGGAATTTTGCCTAATGCTGCGCGGTACGCCGGCGGATGCTGCGGCGCTGATCGCGGAAGGCATCCGGGCCAACATCGAAGCCAGCCGGATCGATACCGCCGTGGGCGAGCAGATGGTGACCGTCAGCCTTGGTTGCGCGTCTTTATCGCACGCGTTGGCGTCGATGCACGACCTGCTCGCCGCCGCCGACAAGTCCCTTTATGCGGCGAAAGCGGCCGGCCGAAACCGGGTGGCGGGTCAGTCGTAA
- a CDS encoding HAD family hydrolase: MKTAFVFDLDGTLIDSVYQHVIAWSEALTSAGFNLPISRIHRKIGMSSELFAKQIFKELGGDVTAESIARVKERQAEVFGKQESQIQPLPGARALLDALSQANIPWAIATSGSPDAAASSLEKLGIDPDKATVLTGDEVSQGKPEPDVFLAAAERLGVPIECVYVVGDSTWDLLGARRCHALGLGLKSGGVGEEELQRAGAIRVYEDPADLLDHLDELATHPE, translated from the coding sequence ATGAAAACGGCATTTGTTTTCGATCTCGATGGAACGCTGATTGACAGCGTTTATCAACACGTCATCGCATGGAGCGAAGCGTTGACCAGCGCAGGCTTTAATCTGCCAATCTCGCGGATTCATCGGAAGATTGGCATGAGCAGCGAATTGTTTGCAAAGCAAATATTCAAGGAGCTGGGAGGCGACGTCACGGCCGAAAGTATCGCACGCGTGAAAGAACGCCAAGCCGAGGTATTTGGCAAACAGGAGTCGCAAATCCAACCCTTGCCAGGCGCCCGCGCGCTTTTAGATGCGTTGAGCCAGGCAAACATTCCTTGGGCGATCGCCACCAGTGGCAGCCCCGATGCGGCAGCATCCAGCCTCGAGAAGCTAGGCATCGACCCCGATAAAGCGACGGTTCTGACCGGCGACGAAGTCAGCCAGGGAAAGCCTGAGCCGGACGTCTTCTTGGCCGCGGCCGAGCGTTTGGGCGTGCCTATCGAGTGCGTCTATGTAGTCGGCGACAGCACATGGGACCTGCTTGGCGCGCGGCGTTGTCACGCACTGGGCCTTGGCTTGAAATCGGGCGGAGTGGGAGAGGAAGAATTGCAACGAGCAGGCGCGATCCGCGTATATGAAGACCCTGCCGATTTGCTGGACCATCTGGACGAGCTGGCGACGCATCCGGAATAA
- a CDS encoding pirin family protein, whose translation MPSRTLKAIHRAHRDDIADLTTRRPLPGPALPHLNPFLFLNHHGPQKYAPHNGGLPFGPHPHRGFETVTFVLDGSLAHSDTGGHESVIDAGGVQWMTAGSGLIHAELSPRSFKEHGGQLEILQLWLNLPARLKMTLPRYVGLQENDIPVVSTPDGAAQVQLISGEWQGVQGPVESLTSTFMGVIRMSAGGRVRFENVGSRQIFLYVVRGKVAIGGQQVSAFNLAELHDDGDTLEITAADESILLCSHAEAIDEPIAARGPFVMNTQEELNQAVVDFHAGKFNVPAA comes from the coding sequence ATGCCCAGCCGTACGCTGAAAGCGATCCATCGCGCGCATCGCGATGATATCGCCGACCTGACCACCCGCCGTCCTCTGCCGGGGCCGGCACTGCCGCATCTGAATCCCTTCCTCTTCCTGAATCACCACGGCCCGCAGAAGTACGCACCGCACAATGGCGGATTGCCGTTTGGGCCACATCCGCATCGCGGATTCGAGACGGTGACTTTCGTGCTCGACGGTAGCCTTGCGCATTCGGATACCGGTGGACACGAGAGTGTCATCGACGCCGGCGGCGTCCAGTGGATGACCGCTGGCAGTGGCCTTATCCATGCGGAACTCTCGCCGCGTTCGTTCAAGGAGCATGGTGGCCAGCTTGAAATCCTGCAGCTATGGCTGAACCTGCCGGCGCGCCTCAAGATGACGTTGCCTCGCTACGTCGGCTTGCAGGAGAACGATATCCCCGTGGTGAGCACCCCTGACGGTGCAGCGCAGGTCCAGTTGATTTCGGGTGAATGGCAAGGCGTGCAAGGACCTGTCGAATCGCTCACGAGCACCTTCATGGGCGTCATCCGCATGTCGGCTGGCGGCCGGGTCAGATTCGAGAATGTAGGGAGTCGCCAGATCTTTCTTTACGTGGTTCGCGGCAAGGTTGCGATCGGAGGGCAACAGGTTTCGGCGTTCAACCTGGCTGAACTGCACGACGACGGTGACACGCTCGAGATCACTGCCGCGGACGAATCTATCCTGCTTTGCAGTCATGCGGAAGCGATCGATGAACCCATCGCAGCTCGCGGTCCGTTCGTCATGAACACGCAGGAAGAACTGAATCAGGCTGTAGTCGATTTCCACGCGGGCAAGTTCAACGTACCCGCCGCATAG
- a CDS encoding cysteine hydrolase family protein, producing the protein MTTTALIVIDAQESFRHTLYWSETDLSSYIDRQQALIDGCVAHGVPVVRIFHVEEQGAFSLASGHVRTLEELSISPAATFHKHHHSALAGTALASWLIAQGIGRLIVSGIRTEQCCETTSRHASDSGFEVDFVSEATLTFAMTHPRIGRTYTPQDIRERTELVLEGRFARIATVGEALEALPRPLVA; encoded by the coding sequence ATGACCACCACTGCACTCATCGTCATCGATGCACAGGAATCATTCCGACATACTCTCTATTGGTCCGAAACGGACCTGTCTTCATACATCGACCGGCAGCAGGCGTTGATTGACGGCTGCGTTGCGCACGGCGTACCGGTGGTCCGTATATTCCATGTCGAGGAGCAGGGGGCGTTTTCACTTGCGTCCGGCCATGTCAGGACGCTGGAGGAGCTGTCGATCTCACCCGCCGCGACATTCCACAAGCATCACCACAGCGCGCTGGCTGGCACTGCGCTCGCGTCCTGGCTGATCGCACAGGGAATCGGACGATTGATCGTCAGCGGGATCAGAACGGAGCAATGCTGCGAAACGACCTCGCGCCACGCATCCGACAGCGGCTTTGAAGTCGACTTCGTTAGCGAAGCGACGCTGACCTTTGCAATGACCCATCCTCGTATCGGGCGGACGTACACTCCACAAGACATCCGCGAGCGCACTGAACTCGTGCTCGAGGGACGCTTCGCTCGTATTGCGACTGTTGGAGAAGCACTCGAGGCGTTGCCTCGACCCTTGGTCGCGTAG
- a CDS encoding EAL domain-containing protein, which produces MPPTPGAGSFPIHSEKVSCTGCRSDASAGIELAFAFQPIVDTASETTYACEALVRGPNGEGAHSVLSKIDEGNRYAFDQLCRTTAIAQAAALSLDSFLSINFMPNAVYRPEACIQSTLAAAEKYGFPIDRIIFETVEGENIVSRPHLVDIFKAYKRFGFQTAIDDFGAGYSGLTLLADFQPDLIKLDMELVRGIDVDVVRQHIVRGVVAICRDLGVKVIAEGIESHGERDFFEAHGVTLMQGYLFAKPAFKTIPELSENSFTH; this is translated from the coding sequence ATGCCCCCGACTCCAGGTGCTGGTTCGTTTCCTATCCACAGTGAAAAGGTCAGTTGTACCGGATGCCGATCCGACGCGAGTGCAGGCATTGAGTTGGCTTTTGCGTTTCAACCGATTGTCGATACCGCGTCCGAAACGACCTACGCATGTGAGGCGCTCGTGCGGGGTCCCAACGGTGAGGGCGCGCACTCCGTGCTTTCCAAAATTGACGAAGGCAACAGGTACGCATTCGATCAATTATGCCGAACCACGGCTATCGCCCAGGCTGCCGCGCTAAGCCTCGACTCGTTTTTATCGATAAATTTCATGCCCAACGCGGTCTACCGTCCCGAAGCGTGTATTCAAAGCACGCTCGCGGCAGCGGAGAAGTACGGCTTTCCCATAGACCGGATCATCTTCGAGACCGTGGAAGGCGAGAATATCGTCAGCCGGCCTCATCTGGTCGACATCTTCAAAGCCTACAAGCGCTTCGGTTTTCAAACGGCGATCGATGACTTTGGCGCCGGATACTCCGGACTGACGCTTCTGGCAGATTTCCAGCCCGACCTCATCAAGCTGGATATGGAACTGGTTCGCGGCATCGACGTCGACGTTGTGCGGCAACATATTGTTCGCGGGGTAGTGGCCATTTGCCGCGATCTGGGCGTCAAGGTTATCGCGGAGGGCATCGAGTCCCATGGCGAGCGCGATTTTTTCGAAGCGCATGGCGTCACGCTGATGCAGGGATATCTCTTTGCCAAGCCTGCGTTCAAAACGATTCCGGAACTCAGCGAAAATTCGTTCACGCATTAG